AGAACAGTGCTTTATAATGTAATGGACATTTAGTGGTTtgaatcagaatttttttcttcttcttgcagTTTATAATTTCTGAGGCACTTGTAATTGCAGATACCTCTTTGAAACTCTTTTGGGTCACATACTTCTTTGAGATCTGCTAAAAGCTATAAGCATGAGCTTGCGGAAGCCAGGGATCTTAGGTTAAGTCTCTTGGACTTGTTATGTGAAGAAATAAGTCTTATATATATTGAGATTACTAACACCTAATTGGGGTGTCTGGAAAGGGCAGAAGGTAGCATTTAACAATGCATCAGCTTTGAGTTAGCAATTCTGTCTACCTTCCTGTTGTCCCTGACGCCTATAAATTTCCTCCAGTCTGCTTTGCATGTATGTTGAGTACCTTGGTGAGAACCCCCTGAAGTTCATAACTCTGTCCTACCACACCACAGGTATCATCTTTGGAAAGTCTCCCTTGCCTAGGGAGACAGATGGTGCATACCCAGTTATCACATTATATAAGGGAGGAAAAGGAGGTAGAGATTGAGAGATTGTAGGTAGGTACATCCCTAGAGGCAAAACTTATTCCTTCTTTCACCCTTCGGGCAGCGGCACTAGGGAATATTAGAAACTGTGAGTCCCGTTTCTGGATAAATTGCTTGGATGGTATCTTAGACAACACATGCAGCACTGATACGATGGGCTTCTATTTCCAGGGGTACTTCGGTCTTTGGTGGAAGCATCCTGCTCAGGTGTGTCAGTACTGAGCCTGTGTGAAAAAGGTGATGCCATGATAATGGAAGAGACGGGGAaaattttcaagaaagaaaaagaaatgaagaaaggtaAAAAAACAATCCCCCACTAATTTCCTAAGTTTGACTCTTACTCAGTCCTGTTTGTTTTATTGTAACGATGCAACCCCTACACCAGCACTTGTTGAGATATTTGGAGATTTGGAATGTCAGGGGACATTTAAGCAGTTTCCTACCCAATCCAAGCTGATTAAACTTAGGCAAGACCCTGAAGAAAATCCTTTCATTTTTCTGAGGGGCAGCAGGGCTCCAAGAGAGCGAGCAAGGCAGTAAGGCTGATTGTCTCTTTACAGGTATTGCCTTTCCCACCAGCATTTCAGTAAATAACTGTGTATGTCACTTCTCCCCTTTGAAGAGCGACCAGGACTATATTCTCAAGGAAGGTGACTTGGTGAAAATGTAAGCTTAAGCCATTTTagagacttttctttttcctaagaaTTCACAATAGTGCCCATTGCTAGTGCTGTGCTCTGTCTGCTCTTGCCTTTCAGTGACCTTGGGGTCCACGTGGATGGCTTCATCGCTAATGTGGCTCACACTTTTGTGGTTGATGTAGCTCTGGTAGGTGGACTGCTTTTTCTCTCCTGACCACTGGTGGGCCTTGCATAATGGACAGACAGCTATTAACTGAATGACCAGCTGAGTTAAAGAGCTTTCCAGGAAGGCACTGACTGCATTTCCTTATCTACAGGGGACTCAAGTAACAGGGCGGAAAGCAGATGTCATTAAGGCAGCTCACCTTTGTGCTGAAGCTGCCCTACGCCTGGTTAAACCTGGAAACCAGGTAAGCTATTTAGTCCAACTCCAAAGCTTGCTAGAGCCAAAGATGCAGTGAGCACCTACAGCTATTCTGTATTGAACAGCCGGCTTCTCCTTCAGCCCCCTTATAAAacaaacagctttttaaaattagcaaCATCTTAGGATGGGACCGAAAGAGAAGAGGCAGGCACTACTAAAAAGCTTAATACCAAACAGTAGTGAACTCTGAGTGCCTACCATAGGTGGATGGTTCCGTGCCGGGTAGAGGGAATGTGTGGGTCCTTCCTCGTGGAACCTATAGAGATCCTTCCTTTTTCATGTCTTGGATGTGTGTTTCCCCAAAACAGTTTGAGATCAATAACTTACAATaaaacatagatataaaaattcagtttattttttattattatttttcaaaattgaagtacagtcagttacaatgtggcagtttctggtgtacagcacaatgccccagtcatgcatatacatacatatattcattttcatactctttttcattaaaggttattacaagacattgaacatagttccctgtgctatacagaagaaactttttaaaactcaattttaaaagtttgtaaaacaaaaatcataATCGAACCAGTAAACTGTGACAAAGACAGGCCAGAGGTCCTTGCAGGACAATATTGGGAAGGCCAGGGATCATAAACTTCTCAGGAATTCATACAATTTAGCGTGTTAGACTATCAGCAGAGGCATTTAACACTTAAATTTCCAGAGACCTGTTCAATACTTAAAGCatcatctttttttctccttttctgtgttcccTTGTTCTTCACACTTTTCATCAATTTGTCCCATTGTTACTTAACTGCATCATTTTTACTTAAGCCTCTGTTGTAGTTCCCTTATAATGGTACCTActttgaacagtgcctggcacacagcacttctgttagctattattattttgcacattgattattttttgtttatgtaCTTAACTACTGTGTATCTTCACTGGAAGGCTAGTGTTGTGTAGTGGCTATTATTTAGCTATGACGTCAGACCTGGGTTCTTACCCTATTGCCACCTCCTACTgattaaaaataacttcaagttcagatttcctcatctgtgaggtGGGAAAAATTAAATTGTGCCTCATTCTCACAGGGTTGTGAAGATTGAGATGATCCGTGTAAAGTGATTAttatagtacctggcacatagtttAATAACTAGCGGTGACTGGTAATTCaccttaccttttctttttttctttctttctttccttttttttttttgtcttgataACTGTAGTTTAGGTGAGGATCAGATCATGTTTGAAAGAGGTAAGAAGAGGGAAATAGGAGTTTCTGTGCCCTCTCTGCAGGTTAGAATGCCAGGCATAATGAACTTAACACTTGGACTGTTGTCAGAAAACCTGAGTTTATACCAGATTCTTTCAGTTAACTGCTTTAACTCTGGGCAAATCAGTTAACctttctgatcctcagtttcctcctctagaTTGGGGTATAGATCTGCCCTGTTCACCTTCCAGAATTGTTGTCTAGGCCATCTCCGTGAAAGCACTTTATAAAACGGTATGCAAGTGTAATCTTTAGGTTGTAGGGTTGACAGGGCTATGAGATGAAAAATGGATGAGAATCATTGCACTTGCTGGAGGATATCAGAACCCTTAGTTCTTTTATGCTTCTTACTCTCGTGGTAGACAACTTACTACTAGCCCCTGGTAACTTaacttttatttgattttgtatttctagaACACACAAGTGACAGAAGCGTGGAACAAAGTTGCCCACTCATTTAATTGCACACCAATAGAAGGTGAGACCTCAGTAGGGTTGAGGGTTGAGGTATGAGTGGTTTGGCAAAACTAAGACTTTGCTCCCTTGAGGATCCATCCTGGCTCTGACACAGTCCAAGCCAAAAACCTCAGGGCTCTGGGTTTCCATAGCCAGGCACTTTGCTCTCATAGCCTGCCCTGTGAATCAGCTTGGGTGGGTGGGTTGGAAGTCTTTTGGGATTCTAGATGGGCAGGACCACAGGCTTTGTCCTGTCTACAGGTATGCTGTCACACCAATTGAAGCAGCATGTCATCGACGGAGAGAAAACTATTATCCAGAATCCCACAGACCAGCAGAAGTAGGTGCCCATCCCACCCTGTACCTTCCATTGTACAAGACTCGTCATGAACTTCTTCCGTACTCCAGGCTAATCTTGTCCACCTTTTACTCTAAACTCCAGGAACTGCTGATTGCTCTTTATGGTTCCCCTTCTGTTCCTTTTAGGAAGGACCATGAAAAAGCTGAATTTGAGGTCCATGAAGTATATGCTGTGGATGTTCTTGTCAGCTCTGGAGAGGGCAAGGTGGGGAGCGTTTACCAGAGCTAGCAAAGAGGGGCGGCTGAGGGTGTGTGTGTTCCAAGAGCACCGGACCAAAATGTGATCTAACTTCTTTAGGCTAAGGACGCAGGACAGAGAACCACCATTTACAAACGAGACCCTTCTAAGCAGTATGGcctgaaaatgaaaacttcacGTGCCTTCTTCAGTGAGGTCGAAAGACGTTTTGATGCCATGCCCTTTACTTTAAGGTACTGCTGCGCTTAACGAGGATGAGCTTGAACCAGTCTGCTGCACAGACCACACACCCAGGAACACACttctttccctccccacccctccctccatccctcccactTCCCTCCTGCCTAGACTTGTAGTTCCAGCCTGTGTTCTgtccctctccccatctccctctcaTTGAAGGTGGTGTGAAAAAACAGTCCTACACATGATTTCTGCCCAAGGCTAGGAGCTATTTAAAAAACATGAGCAAAGTGGTAAGACATGATAGGGAGTTCAGGACACCTGAATTTGTCTTTCCCTCCCCAGAGCATTTGAAGATGAGAAGAAGGCCCGCATGGGTGTGGTGGAGTGCGCCAAACATGAGCTGCTGCAGCCATTTAATGTTCTCTATGAGAAGGAGGGTGAGTTCTAAGAAGAGAGCCCCTGATTATGGTCCTCTCCTCCCTATAGCTTACAGAAGAGTATGACAAGGGGACATTTTATCAAAACACTTTGTTTCCCTCATAGGTGAATTTGTTGCCCAGTTTAAATTTACAGTTCTACTCATGCCCAATGGCCCCATGCGGATAACCAGTGGTCCCTTTGAGCCTGACCTTTATAAGTCCGAGTTGGAGGTCCAGGATGCAGAGCTCAAGGTTAGTAGTGGGTGGAAAGTGACCAGCATGTGGCACTTGTCCTGGGAGTGAGGACTAAATGATGACAAAGTCCTGAAAAGAGCTACGGTACTGAGAGTGACACTCGGTGTTTCCTCCATATTCttcaaaatttgttttccttcttattttccaGGCCCTCCTCCAGAGTTCTGCAAGTCGGAaaacccagaaaaagaaaaaaaagaaggtttGTTATGACCATCCCTCTGTGGCAGGATGAACCTGATCCCTCTTTATTCCGCCTTCCTGGGTCGTGGTGGGGGTATCGATTTCTGTATGTCCTTCTTTTCCCCCCTTCTCAGACCTGACCTAGAGAATTAGGGTATTTTTGTCCTTGATCCCCCGGATACTACCCCAGGTTGTTAGAAACTGACGCgtcttctccctctcctttccatAAATATAGGCCTCTAAGACTGCAGAGAATGCCACCAGTGGGGAAACTTTAGAAGAGAATGAAGCTGGGGACTGAGGTGGGTCCCATCTCCCCAGCTTGCCACTCCTGCCTCATCCCCTTCCCACCTCACCCCAGGCTCTGTGAAGTGCAGTTCGTCTTCACCACCCAGGACCGCCAGCAGAGCGGGGTCTCCCTGTCCTCATCCCAGTCCCCCAACCCACCCCCTTCCAACAACAACCAGCTCCAACTGACTCTGGTTTTGGGAGGCCAGGCTTCCCAGCCACCGAAGActactttaaatagaaaagagaaattgaaTAATAAAATCAGGAGTCAAAATCCATCGTCTTCAAGCCCCTCTTTCTAGcctttttctacttttctctgCTTGGTCGATGTTCATGGCCCTACAACAGAATGGGAAGGAGGCTAAAGTAGCCACCACCACTAGAAACTCAGCTGAAATTTTTTTATACCACTCCAGTGTCAGCGTTTTCCCATCTGTTGGGACTTGTTGCTCTCTCTTCCCATTTCTCCCCCCATGTATTTTATTAGGCCTCGGTATAAAGAGGGGCTATTCTTCAGATTGTTTTTTTGCCACATGCCAGATTCCTTTTATGACCCAGGCTGTCTATTCAGGCCCCTCCCATTTTTAGGAGCTGGAGCCTGCATTTACTAAGGGATTCTCATCAATCAAATGGATCCTCATTTGTAAATCTTTGTAGTCAATTTTGTTCTGCAGgactcattttctttctcctcctcacaAAGCTGTAAAGAAGTAATTCATCTCAACCTTGTCCATTTCTTTGGAGTCAGTGGGATTCTTCCCTTGCTCCATCCTAGAATCCTGAGCTGGAAGCTCaactgtggttttatttcctGTTTGAATTATTTTGACCTCCCTTCCTTGAAAGAAAGACCAGGAACCAGAGGAGCAGACTGAAGAGACAAAACTGGCTTTCTGAAGCTGTGTTGGCTTTCTGAAGCTGTGGACTTGGATTGGATGAATTGCTAGGGGTTTGGAGAGAAGGGTGACAAATTTCAGTACCTCTGGCATGCTGTCCCAGGGAACTTAGGGCTCCCGCTAATTTATGAGGTTTTTAAACATATTGAAAATGACATGgcattaaaataaatttggattTGCTCATAATCATGTGCCTTTGTGTGCTGCTGTTTTTTGATGTGGTGGGGGAGATATGAGTGATCATTTAgaatgtttgttttgggtttttttggtgatCATTTGGAACTGGTTTTCTATAGCCATCTACTGCCTTTCTAAAATAAGGAATATCTTGGATTGGGTTCTCTGAATTAAGAGTCAATTTTCTATGGGAGTTTGATTTTTCTAAAGTAAAAACATCCCTTGCTGCTGACACTTTGCTCAAGGATACAATGTTTATTGCAAAGAAGTGTTTATCTTGATTTAGGAAGCCAGGAAGAACGCCTTTAGTATTACGCAATTTTTCACAGCCAGTTTAAGAGTAGATGCGTAATTAGAGCATTTTAACATGAGGCATTGCTGAGCTGAAGATACTATACTgagcaaaatttttttaatggaggtactgggagctGGGGAGTTGTAGCTGTAGTAGTAGAGTGCATGATTAGCATACcagaggtcttgggttcaatccccagtacctcttataaaaataaatctaacccacccaccccaataaattaatgagtgaatgaatgaataaagatacatgcactctaccactgagtatcGTATAGACCCACTCCCCTGTGCTGAATAAAGCTGAACAAAGATTCCTTCATAAGAGTTTACAGACTAGGGGGCAATCAACAGGTGCAATCTTGGTGGATATGATACAGAATAATTTGGCtcggtttttattttttgttttcaaaagctTGGTAGATTCTGGTGGTGACAGTACTAGAACCACTTAAGCACTTGGAACAAGGGCTCTAAATTTAGAAACTTGCCAGAGTTAAAAAGGTGAAATGTTATAAAGGAAAACCATTAAAAAAGGAGGGACTATAACAAGCCTTAAAATATCTTGCAGTGAATAAGGTGAAGCCTCTATGATTAAGGGTGCTCTTTCATCCTTCATAATTCAAGGTCCCTGTAGTCAAGTCTTTGGGTGTCTGTTTTCTGGGTGCTTCTGACCTGACCATATCATGAGACTGGGAATGTTATCTTACCAACAAATATTCTCCTAAAATGTCTAGCCAGTCTTGCTTCTCCTCTGTCCATTGATTTGATTCTCACCCTATGTAGAGGGAGTATCACTGAAGTGTTTTCTGAACAAGACGCATTGTGGCCAGGAGTCTAGTGACATTCTGCCTCTGGCGTTGTGGGAAAAGATCAGAGTTGGCTAGGAAAAGAGCTGATCAATTTCAGCGACAAAGTTCTCTTTGTATTATGACAGTTTTCTCAAGTCCCCACTTAACATTCTTCCATGTTCTGGAATCTTAGGACCTTTGGAAGTTCCGAGATCGATTCTCCTTGCAGCAATTTAGATAGAAAATAAAGCAAACCAATACAACAAATCAGGAATTTTTGTACAGTCCGCACCTATCCATGTATCCAAAACTTCATTCAACCCGCAGTAAAATGGAGGGTGTCGCCAGGAAACTGCAATTCCCATGAAGCAATGAGGGAAAGCGGAAGTCGCTATCTTTGCTGGTCTGCATTTTTGTCTCTTATTGGAAACACTGTGCTCATATTTAAATAATTCATAATAAAACTGGGGAAAGGGGGATTTTGTAActcaaaatactgttttccaagaGAACTCTCCTAACTCAATCACTTATCAGGTACCAGAGAAGGACCGAAAACTACCTTTACTGGCCCAGGGCAGCCCCGCCCCGGGGGCAGGGCGAGCTACCGGAAGTGACGACACTGAATGTTCCCTTAAATATCCGTAGGCGTGCCTTCCGCGCTCTCTCGGCCTTAGCGCCATCTTCTGAGGTGAGTGTCGGTTTTGGCTGTGTGCGGATTCCGAGTACAATCCATTAACATCTCGTTTCTGCACTTACCATCATTACAGCAAACTAACCGtagcctttttttctttacccGTAGAAGCCTCCTCGCAATGAGAGCGAAGGTAAGCAGTCCCTGCCAGTAAGCTAAGGCTGTAGGAATTGGCGATTGCGGCGAAGACCCAGGCAAGGGAAGTTCGCCATCATTCCCAGATCATTGGGTTCTCAAGGGTGCCCAAGGgctagtgggagagggaggataGTTTGGGGAGAAGCAGCGGAGGTGGTGGGTAAATGTGGAAGAGAGGGCGGGAGTAGAAGAGAGCATGCGGAATTCGGGGTTTTACGTTGGAGACCCGGCTGGGAGTCTGGATTGTTTATGTGATGACTGCAACTGTGCCTTCATACTTGGTCAAGAACTTGCCAGGTTTTAAATGATGCTCTTCGTAACCCTACCTAGCTTGCTACTGAAACTAATAATCTCTTGTTTTAATCTTTGTTTCTGGTTATGATCGGTTGCCAGTGGAGGAAGAAGCGAATGCGCAGGTACGCTGAGACTTTGCAGGATAGGGGAAGTGGAGCACTCCTTGGACAGAACTTGGGAGAAACATTTGGTTTAGAAATCTGAAGCatcttttttaagtgaaaaacgtTATGAGCATTGACTTGCCAAAGCCAGGGATTGGACACAAGCTAATAGAGCCGTAGTGTTTGTTGATTTTTACCCATTCCGTGTATTGTGTGCACATTTTAGATGGGAGGGAAAGACTGAACCTCGGACTTGTGGGCAGGAAGTGTATTCTCATGTTTGATTTTTCAGGCTGAAGcgcaaaagaagaaagatgagacAGAGGTCCAAGTGAACTTGTACATCCATGGAAGCCACAGGAgcagaagcaaggaaagccagagGCCAGGGACGCTGTTAGATAATGTTGGACTGCATGTCTACTGTCCAGAACTTATCTCAGTGGATCTGGAACATCTACCGCCATTCTGATCGCCTCGACCACTTTTTAAGAGACCCATCTTGCTCATATCAAAATGGGCCCTTTTGGTCCTTTGCCCTGGACCTGTGATATTCTGGACTAGTTCTGTTCTCAGTTGTGGCTGAATGTAACACGTGTACAATAAACCATCTCTTCTGCTGTTttagctgaaggaaaaaaatcgtCTTGTCTGTTAcgtggttttttgttgttgttgttccattgggaagtttttttttatcagtacAGTCGGCCTCTACCCCGAGCTGTACAGGATGTCAAGCGAGCTGTATAGGCGTCTGTCGCGGGTGTGGGCCCCGCCCCTGACCAACATCTGGTTCCCGTCCCTCGGAGCTGCCAGAGTATTGAGTGGCCTTTCCTGGAAAGGGGAGTTATACACGCCAGGGACAGCTTTCAGGTTGATTTTGGGGGCATAGAGGTCAGTGGTGTCTCAGCTAAATTCCCGCTTTTTGGGTACTTTGCTGTGCTGTTTTATCGGGTTGCCATGGTGACACGCAAAGCTTCCTGGGAACTTCCTGCGGCAAGTCGCGCAAGTACTTTGCACACCATAGAGTATAGTTCCGGGTCTGCTGGCTAGAGCGTCTTTTCTTCCGCAGGAAGCGGAAGGACGATAGGGTAGGCGGCTCTTTGTCGAAGCTAGAGGACCGGCAGGCGGCAGCAGCAActacggcggcggcggcaggtgaGGGAGGCGGGAGACTTAGGTGGAGACCGCGCCCGGAGGGGAGGAGTCGGGGCCGGCCCAGCGGCTGGTCTCAGCCGGGCTACACAAGGCCCCCCGGGGCCGAGTTGGTTCTTCTTCACGTCTCAGGGCCGAACCTCTTTTCTGATTGACCCCGCTTCGCGAGCAAACGCCAGCTCCGTGACGTCACAGCCCTGCCCATCCCCTCAGCTTGATGTCACCTGGAGCCCCCTCCCCGCTTCAGTTCGTATTCCCACAGTGTCCTATTCACCTGGTCCCCGGCTGAGCCCCGGCGGCACTGAACGAGAGCCTGCCAGGCTGTAAGACTTGCTGCAGGAAACTCCTTGACTTTTTTCGCTAACTCTGGGGTGTTGCGAAGCGTCATAATCACCGCCCCCGAGTCTAATCCGCCATCCCACTGCACTGTCAGTCGCTGCCCTTGCACGGCTCGCTGTTCAGAGTTCCTAATACCAACCCTAGGTCGAGCCCTGATCCCCACAGCCTCCTTCATCTTGAGGCAGGGCGCCCCTCACCCTTTGTTCACTTGAGGCTGGTTTTCAAACCCATTCTCCTAGGCTCTCCAAATTGGTTCTACCCCTTACTCTTCTTGCTGGCAACTTTTCCCCTTGACAAGTGAAGTTCAATTTGAACCCTAAGGAATTCTTGAAGTTCCCAGAGCTCTTGCCTTTTTGTCAGACTTCAGTCTTGTAACAACCACTCGCTAGTCCTCCATTCTTACCCCTTCTCCCACCCAAGtctctgtttttctcctgttcagAACCCAGCAGTGATGTGGAGGTGGAGACCCACAGGAGCCCCGGACTTCACCTGAGCTACCTCAGGTATCGAACAATCCTGGGAGagctgggtgggaaggggtatCTCGTTTGATTTTTCTGTGTCTGGTGGGACTTGCAACGTGAATCAGGCTTGGGTAGGTACCATTTATTTTTCACCAGGTCATTTCCCTTTTAGTAaaagtttgtatcttttcttttcccgCTGTTCTCCTTGATTGTTTCTATCATTCTGGGACTACCTCCCTTTGGGGGAAGAGGACCCCTCTTTTACAGATTCTCTCGTCTCTGATCTGGTCGGTTCATTTTAGGGTTCATTTTACCTTGAACGCAAAGTCGAAGCAATGGATTAGATGGTTGAGGGGCGATCAAGGCCAACGAAACTGGAAAGATTCCCTTATACTCATGGGGAAACAGCATGGCGTTTTACTATTTGAACAGCAGAGGGAGCCTGAACACTGCCTAGGAAAGGCTTAGGAGGTCAGACACGTGGTAGCAGGGACTCCTAgtctggttgggggtggggagaggggagggctaGAACCACGGCAGTGGACTGACGTTCCTGAGCCCTCTTGGGAAAGAGAAGACTTAAAAAGCTTTTATAGAGTCTATAAATAAAGAGGATCTTTATGGGGTGAGGAATGGTGTGGTTTCATGTCAGTGGGATCTTTCCATGGAAGGGTGGAAGGGGTATAGAATGGGTAAAGAAAGATCCCTTGTCCTTGTGAAGTTAACTCCTTTCTATTGCCTTGACCTCCCCAAAATGCTTTAGTCCTTTGTGGGGGCCTATAAGTGGAGAGTCTAGCTGTAGAATTCTTCCTCTGAAATGGAGGGGAGAGGCTGACCACTCTAGGGTTGAGAACGGTGGTGAGCTGGGAGAGAATACCAAAAAATGACAGGTATAGGGACTGCCCTCAAGCTGGTGATACCAGTCTCCTTACTCAGGATTTCTTGGGATCTAGAGATCTGATACTTCACAGAGCCCTCACCTGAGATCCCATGGAAGAGAGGTTCAGGGAAGTTCTGTCACCAGTATCTTATTATCCACAATCTTAATAGCTTACCAGCTTATCTTGGCCACTATTCCTAGTCTCCTCTTAGCCTATTCAGACAACGACAAACGGCAGTTTTAATTTTGCTTCCACAACTTTAATTAGGTCAGTTCAGAAGGGGAAATAAAATCCAGTGCTGTTCTttccctgcaccctccttggcctgtcATCATTAGGTGAGGTGAGGTGACTtgaccccagctccctccctcctccattaGCCAGGCAAGGATGAATCATTCTGACCCAGGCCAGGTGCACAGCTAGCGCCTGGGTGGGACTTCTG
The Vicugna pacos chromosome 12, VicPac4, whole genome shotgun sequence DNA segment above includes these coding regions:
- the LOC140700067 gene encoding proliferation-associated protein 2G4; translated protein: MSGEDEQQEQTIAEDLVVTKYKMGGDIANRVLRSLVEASCSGVSVLSLCEKGDAMIMEETGKIFKKEKEMKKGIAFPTSISVNNCVCHFSPLKSDQDYILKEGDLVKIDLGVHVDGFIANVAHTFVVDVALGTQVTGRKADVIKAAHLCAEAALRLVKPGNQNTQVTEAWNKVAHSFNCTPIEGMLSHQLKQHVIDGEKTIIQNPTDQQKKDHEKAEFEVHEVYAVDVLVSSGEGKAKDAGQRTTIYKRDPSKQYGLKMKTSRAFFSEVERRFDAMPFTLRAFEDEKKARMGVVECAKHELLQPFNVLYEKEGEFVAQFKFTVLLMPNGPMRITSGPFEPDLYKSELEVQDAELKALLQSSASRKTQKKKKKKASKTAENATSGETLEENEAGD